From Echinicola soli, a single genomic window includes:
- a CDS encoding FAD-dependent oxidoreductase, which produces MKLYKSILLIFLILLTGTALISRSGKTNDHNLADVIIYGGTSAGISAAIQSSRMGKSVMLIEPTNRIGGLTTGGLGQTDIGNKQVIGGISREFYENIKEYYDDHDHWKWQKKSEYSDGGQTRTEEGENSMWTFEPSAALAVYKQMIAAENIEVIYNERLNRETGVEIVEGRIHAITMEGGRTFEGKVFIDATYEGDLMAATGVSYTVGRESNAAYGESLNGIQLDKINRSLTGLVSHNASKHNLIPSVDPYVVKGDPSSGLLPNINEKPGLDGEADKKIQAYCFRMCLTDHPENRIPFQKPSGYDEKNYELLFRNYEARKGSLEDMYSYGGVIPWINSQMPNRKTDTNNRFGFSTDYIGGNYAYPEASYQEREKIIKEHKNYQMGLMWTLANHPRIPQDIREEVSMWGTAKDEFESADGWQQQLYIREARRMISDYVMTQQNCEGLKVVEDPVGMAAYGMDSHHVQRYVDANGYVQNEGNVEAHGFKPYPISYRSIVPKKEECENLLVPVCLSASHIAFGSIRMEPVFMVLGQSAATVAAMAIDAEEAVQDLSYDKLRAKMLKDGQRI; this is translated from the coding sequence ATGAAGCTATATAAGTCTATACTGTTGATTTTTCTCATCCTGCTAACAGGGACAGCGCTCATTTCCCGGTCAGGGAAAACTAATGATCATAACCTAGCGGATGTCATTATTTACGGGGGGACCTCGGCAGGAATATCGGCCGCCATTCAAAGCAGTAGAATGGGGAAATCCGTTATGCTTATCGAACCGACAAACAGAATAGGAGGTCTCACCACCGGAGGCCTAGGACAGACTGATATCGGTAATAAGCAGGTCATAGGGGGGATTTCAAGGGAGTTTTATGAGAATATCAAAGAATACTATGATGATCACGACCACTGGAAATGGCAAAAGAAGTCGGAATATTCCGATGGTGGACAAACAAGAACGGAGGAAGGGGAAAACAGCATGTGGACCTTTGAGCCTTCAGCGGCTCTGGCCGTATACAAGCAAATGATCGCAGCAGAAAATATTGAAGTCATTTATAACGAAAGGCTCAACAGGGAAACCGGGGTTGAGATAGTTGAAGGCAGGATACACGCTATCACGATGGAAGGAGGAAGAACATTTGAGGGAAAGGTTTTTATAGATGCCACCTACGAAGGGGATCTTATGGCTGCAACAGGGGTAAGCTATACGGTAGGGCGTGAGAGCAATGCTGCTTACGGGGAATCATTAAATGGAATACAACTGGATAAGATCAATAGGTCTTTGACTGGTCTGGTATCCCATAACGCTTCCAAACACAACCTGATTCCAAGTGTGGATCCTTATGTGGTCAAAGGAGATCCCTCCAGTGGTTTATTGCCCAATATCAATGAAAAGCCGGGGCTTGATGGTGAGGCAGATAAAAAGATCCAGGCTTACTGTTTCAGAATGTGCCTGACTGACCATCCGGAAAACCGTATTCCTTTTCAGAAACCTTCCGGTTATGATGAAAAAAATTACGAATTACTGTTTAGAAATTATGAAGCCAGGAAGGGAAGTTTGGAAGATATGTACAGTTATGGTGGAGTAATCCCCTGGATAAATTCACAAATGCCGAACCGGAAGACCGATACAAACAATAGGTTTGGGTTTTCCACCGATTATATCGGAGGGAATTATGCGTATCCAGAAGCTTCTTACCAAGAAAGGGAAAAGATCATTAAAGAACATAAAAACTATCAAATGGGATTAATGTGGACTTTGGCCAACCACCCACGAATTCCCCAGGATATCCGTGAAGAAGTCTCCATGTGGGGTACGGCAAAGGACGAGTTTGAAAGTGCTGATGGATGGCAGCAACAACTGTATATCAGGGAAGCAAGGCGGATGATCAGTGACTATGTCATGACGCAGCAGAACTGTGAGGGATTAAAGGTCGTGGAGGATCCCGTTGGGATGGCTGCTTATGGTATGGATTCCCATCACGTGCAGCGCTATGTGGATGCCAATGGGTATGTCCAGAACGAAGGTAATGTCGAAGCTCATGGCTTCAAACCTTACCCCATAAGCTATCGGTCCATCGTGCCCAAAAAGGAAGAGTGCGAAAATTTGCTGGTTCCTGTCTGCTTAAGTGCTTCACATATCGCATTTGGATCGATTCGTATGGAACCCGTGTTCATGGTGCTGGGGCAATCTGCAGCCACGGTTGCCGCGATGGCAATTGATGCAGAAGAAGCTGTCCAGGATCTGTCATATGATAAGTTGAGGGCGAAAATGCTCAAAGACGGCCAACGAATTTAG
- a CDS encoding sulfatase family protein: MRFTVLKFAPCSPVTWALGMLGALLVVACGSASRDKFSRPNVIVILADDLGYGDVGAYNRHSKVPTPHIDQLASEGIMLTEAYCPVAVCSPSRYALMTGTYPWRSWNKSGVMKNYERSMIAPDQLTLPQMFKEAGYETAGFGKWHLGTSFPTIDGEQPAGHGKFYAKDNGANLDFAQPVYDGPLDHGFDQWLGFSCASEGWVLKDKQVIGALEHDFYTVEQAPGSDQINMIPMDSYLPMITGATLEFLKDRAVDQQAPFFLYYAPYVPHVPLAVSKDFLGTTEGGAYGDYVSELDHYVGSILQVLDSLQLTENTIVLFASDNGSQFLTTSRDMDASSATNRLPGHFRDSLNRYGAPGDLSVHHPNGTLRGVKSTAWEGGVRTPFIARWPGHFPAGGKSDQLLGLNDVMATLAPVAGYELENGSTTDGFNLLSVLQGENENKRTSIVVQSSGKAYGLRDRQWKIIEVPGKNGDTYYELYNLRDDPSESNNLAEQYPGKVREMRSELHKILAGSSTAH, translated from the coding sequence ATGAGGTTTACCGTATTGAAATTCGCACCATGCTCTCCAGTGACATGGGCTTTGGGAATGCTTGGGGCACTTTTGGTCGTAGCCTGCGGCTCTGCTTCCCGGGATAAATTCTCTAGACCCAATGTAATCGTCATTCTTGCAGATGACTTGGGCTACGGAGATGTGGGTGCCTATAACCGGCATTCGAAGGTTCCTACACCCCATATCGATCAACTGGCATCAGAGGGAATCATGTTGACAGAAGCGTATTGTCCTGTGGCGGTCTGTTCTCCTTCGCGCTATGCGCTGATGACGGGAACCTATCCCTGGAGAAGCTGGAACAAATCCGGGGTGATGAAGAATTATGAACGTTCGATGATAGCACCGGACCAACTTACTTTACCCCAGATGTTCAAAGAAGCAGGCTATGAAACGGCCGGTTTTGGGAAATGGCATTTGGGGACTTCTTTTCCCACTATCGACGGGGAGCAACCTGCAGGCCATGGGAAGTTTTATGCCAAAGACAATGGGGCAAACCTGGATTTTGCCCAACCGGTTTATGACGGTCCGCTGGACCACGGTTTCGACCAATGGCTAGGTTTTAGTTGTGCATCGGAGGGATGGGTATTGAAAGACAAGCAGGTGATTGGCGCTCTTGAGCATGACTTCTATACTGTGGAGCAGGCTCCGGGCAGCGACCAGATCAATATGATCCCCATGGATAGCTATCTTCCGATGATCACCGGGGCCACACTCGAATTTTTAAAAGACCGAGCTGTAGATCAGCAAGCACCTTTTTTTCTTTATTATGCTCCCTATGTGCCGCATGTACCGCTTGCGGTGAGCAAGGATTTTTTGGGAACAACCGAAGGCGGGGCATACGGAGATTATGTAAGTGAACTGGATCACTATGTGGGAAGCATTTTGCAGGTGCTGGACAGTCTACAACTAACGGAAAACACCATTGTGCTTTTTGCAAGTGACAACGGTTCCCAGTTTCTTACCACCTCCAGGGACATGGACGCATCCAGTGCTACCAACCGGCTTCCGGGTCATTTCCGGGATAGCCTGAACAGGTACGGTGCGCCTGGGGATCTTTCGGTGCACCATCCTAACGGAACGCTGAGAGGAGTAAAGAGCACGGCCTGGGAGGGAGGGGTCCGGACGCCGTTCATCGCCCGTTGGCCGGGTCATTTTCCTGCCGGTGGAAAAAGCGATCAGTTATTAGGACTCAATGATGTCATGGCTACACTGGCACCAGTAGCAGGCTATGAACTCGAAAACGGATCAACAACAGACGGGTTCAACCTTCTGTCCGTGCTTCAAGGTGAAAATGAAAACAAAAGGACTTCCATTGTAGTGCAATCCAGTGGTAAGGCTTATGGATTGAGGGACAGGCAATGGAAAATCATTGAGGTTCCTGGAAAAAACGGGGACACTTATTACGAACTTTATAATCTTCGAGACGATCCTTCGGAAAGCAATAATCTTGCCGAGCAGTATCCTGGTAAAGTCAGGGAGATGAGAAGCGAATTACATAAAATATTAGCCGGGAGTTCAACGGCCCACTGA
- a CDS encoding sulfatase family protein: MMKKIGFKIRPFLYFLICMYSGNILGQGGTTVPPNVVLIIADDVSADDLGAYGNPFVQTPNIDNLAKHGIKFNHAILTASSCSPSRISIITGRYPHNTGAAELHTQPEVDFESIASRLKAQGYYTGQAGKWHMGKLLKRGFDRIYTKHQEIGDGGEAKWIPSLKERDKDKPFFFWFAALDAHRVWGENKFSNTHDSEEIEVPKTLVDDDSTRIDLRQYYDEIKRFDFYIGEVVRELKKQQVYDNTVIIVMADNGRPFPRDKTRVYDSGIKTPLIVHWPEGISSNSESNSLISSIDIAPTILDICGIKAPGSFQGRSFKAILNDPQKDFRNYAFAEHNWHDHEAHERMVRTADYLYIINFRPELPNQGPADAINSPSFRSLVRANKAGSLTAAQSDVFMVPRPAEELFMVKDDPRQVVNVLHDPLRKTQILDTRDELREVLMEWMEETGDSVPEQLTKDWYTRDTGNRIKENFGKRGQMPGEKEGADLSNKKGGF; this comes from the coding sequence ATGATGAAAAAAATAGGTTTTAAAATCCGGCCGTTTCTTTATTTTCTGATCTGCATGTATAGTGGAAATATACTGGGACAAGGAGGAACAACCGTTCCTCCAAATGTAGTGCTTATTATAGCAGATGATGTAAGTGCCGATGACCTGGGGGCTTATGGGAACCCTTTTGTTCAGACGCCGAACATTGACAACTTGGCAAAGCATGGGATAAAATTCAACCATGCTATTTTAACGGCCAGCTCCTGTAGCCCAAGCAGGATAAGTATTATCACAGGCAGGTATCCCCATAATACAGGAGCGGCAGAATTGCATACCCAGCCGGAAGTCGATTTTGAATCCATTGCTTCCAGACTTAAAGCGCAAGGATATTATACTGGGCAGGCCGGAAAATGGCATATGGGGAAGTTGTTAAAGCGGGGATTTGACCGGATTTATACAAAACACCAGGAGATCGGTGACGGAGGTGAAGCAAAGTGGATTCCCTCCCTAAAGGAAAGAGATAAGGATAAACCGTTTTTCTTTTGGTTTGCAGCGTTGGATGCCCATAGAGTATGGGGAGAAAATAAATTCTCCAATACCCACGATTCCGAAGAAATCGAAGTGCCGAAAACACTTGTTGATGATGACAGTACGAGGATAGACCTGCGCCAATATTATGATGAAATCAAGCGATTTGACTTTTACATTGGCGAAGTTGTCAGGGAATTGAAAAAACAACAAGTCTATGACAATACCGTCATCATTGTGATGGCTGATAACGGAAGACCTTTTCCAAGGGATAAGACCAGGGTATATGATTCGGGAATCAAGACCCCGTTGATTGTCCATTGGCCCGAAGGGATTTCAAGTAATAGCGAATCCAATAGTTTAATCAGCAGCATTGACATCGCACCGACCATTTTGGACATCTGCGGTATCAAGGCACCCGGATCTTTCCAGGGGAGAAGCTTTAAAGCGATATTGAACGATCCGCAGAAGGATTTTAGGAATTATGCTTTTGCCGAGCACAACTGGCACGACCATGAAGCCCATGAGCGGATGGTGCGGACAGCTGATTATCTTTATATTATCAATTTCCGCCCGGAATTGCCCAATCAGGGACCTGCTGATGCGATCAACAGTCCTTCCTTCAGATCCCTGGTAAGGGCAAACAAAGCAGGTAGCCTGACGGCTGCCCAATCGGATGTTTTTATGGTCCCGCGTCCTGCCGAAGAACTTTTTATGGTAAAGGATGATCCACGACAGGTGGTCAATGTCTTACATGATCCCCTCAGGAAAACGCAAATCCTGGATACCCGCGATGAACTGAGGGAGGTACTAATGGAATGGATGGAAGAAACCGGGGACAGTGTTCCTGAGCAACTTACCAAAGATTGGTATACCCGGGATACAGGTAACAGGATCAAAGAGAATTTCGGGAAACGCGGGCAGATGCCGGGAGAAAAAGAAGGTGCAGACCTGTCGAACAAAAAAGGGGGATTTTAA
- a CDS encoding sulfatase family protein — protein MMRSVGLFLFLLFMVFELSFQAMCQEETKRPNIILMVSDDHAHKAISAYGHGLNKTPNIDKLAEQGALFTRSMVTNSICAPSRAVILTGKHSFINGKVDNIQPFDWDQESFPKALQKAGYATAMIGKIHINGLPQGFDYSMVLPGQGHYYNPDFIVNGEMRRFDGYVTDITTEHALKWLKEDRDKEKPFLLVYNQKAPHRNWLPAPEYLNLYDGVDFIPPSNFFDPETGYQGRGTAAKTQEMEIARDARWGHDFKFLTDPYGNETTYRKALNRLNERQRAQLEAAYGPKNKAFIEKYFMEKKIFQDVETWEREVALWKFNRYMRDYLRTIRSVDDGVGELLDYLDENDLAENTLVIYTSDQGFYLGEHGWFDKRFMYEESLRTPLLVRYPKEIKPGTVIDELVQNLDLAPTLLDYAKVPVPVEMQGLSFRDFVAGKSEQWRDAVYYTYYQYPSVHMVKRHYGISTERYKLIHFYYDIDEWEMYDLKEDPDEMKNIYDDPEYADIKAELHRKLDALRAKYGDSDEIQEEYLKKYLDHLSGEKGK, from the coding sequence ATGATGAGATCAGTAGGCTTATTCTTGTTTTTACTTTTCATGGTGTTTGAACTGTCATTTCAGGCGATGTGCCAGGAAGAAACAAAAAGACCAAACATCATTTTGATGGTGAGTGATGACCATGCTCATAAGGCAATTAGTGCTTATGGCCATGGTCTAAACAAAACTCCCAACATTGATAAACTGGCAGAGCAGGGAGCATTGTTTACCAGGTCCATGGTAACCAACTCTATTTGCGCCCCGAGCCGAGCGGTCATACTTACGGGCAAACACAGTTTTATCAATGGTAAAGTGGATAATATCCAACCCTTTGACTGGGATCAGGAGAGCTTTCCAAAAGCCCTGCAAAAAGCAGGCTATGCTACCGCCATGATAGGTAAAATCCATATAAATGGCCTACCCCAAGGGTTTGATTATTCCATGGTACTCCCTGGACAGGGACATTATTATAATCCGGATTTTATCGTCAATGGTGAGATGAGGCGATTTGATGGTTATGTGACCGACATTACTACAGAACATGCCCTTAAGTGGTTAAAAGAAGATCGCGATAAGGAAAAGCCTTTTCTGCTTGTCTACAATCAAAAGGCACCGCATCGCAATTGGTTGCCGGCGCCGGAATACCTGAATTTATACGATGGGGTGGATTTTATTCCCCCGTCAAATTTCTTTGATCCCGAAACTGGATATCAAGGACGGGGTACTGCTGCCAAAACACAGGAAATGGAAATAGCCCGTGATGCCAGATGGGGGCATGATTTTAAGTTTTTGACAGATCCTTATGGAAATGAAACCACCTATAGAAAGGCTCTCAACCGGCTCAATGAAAGACAAAGGGCCCAATTGGAAGCAGCTTATGGCCCCAAGAACAAGGCCTTTATCGAAAAGTACTTTATGGAAAAGAAAATCTTCCAGGATGTCGAAACTTGGGAAAGGGAAGTTGCGCTGTGGAAATTCAACAGGTACATGAGGGATTATTTACGCACCATTAGATCTGTGGACGATGGTGTGGGGGAGTTGTTGGATTATCTGGATGAAAATGATCTGGCAGAGAATACCCTTGTGATCTATACATCCGACCAGGGATTTTATTTAGGGGAACACGGCTGGTTTGATAAGCGCTTTATGTATGAGGAGTCCCTGCGTACACCTCTATTGGTGCGCTATCCAAAGGAAATAAAGCCAGGAACCGTTATTGACGAATTGGTGCAGAACCTGGATTTGGCCCCGACACTGTTGGATTATGCCAAAGTGCCTGTTCCTGTCGAAATGCAGGGACTGTCGTTCCGGGATTTTGTGGCCGGAAAATCGGAACAATGGCGAGATGCTGTTTATTATACCTACTACCAATATCCGTCAGTACATATGGTGAAGCGGCATTATGGGATTTCTACCGAGCGGTATAAGCTCATACATTTTTACTACGATATAGACGAATGGGAAATGTATGACCTCAAGGAGGATCCCGATGAAATGAAAAATATATATGATGACCCCGAATACGCAGACATAAAAGCAGAACTGCACCGAAAGCTGGATGCCCTGCGAGCGAAATATGGAGATTCGGATGAAATTCAGGAAGAATATCTAAAAAAATACCTTGATCACCTGTCAGGCGAGAAGGGGAAATAG
- a CDS encoding alpha/beta hydrolase — protein sequence MTVKFLHKCKCILLSGLILFLLLGLQQVSAQKEVIYKTADTVSLTMDIYYPDNLVEGQHYPVLVFFFGGGWVMGHKSKFKPHAEYFSERGIISVLVDYRVRSRHKTTPFEALEDAKSAIRFLRSNAEKFHVDPDRVIASGGSAGGHLAAATATVDQYNDDRDDMRISPKPNALVLFNPVIDNGPGGYGYERIGEEYLCFSPLHNLRKGAPPTIMFLGTEDHLIPVETAQYYKKVMERIGSRCDLYLYEGQPHGFFNFKYREYYDKTITKAAEFLVSLGYITK from the coding sequence ATGACAGTTAAGTTCTTACACAAGTGTAAATGCATTTTGCTAAGTGGCCTGATACTTTTTCTATTGCTGGGTCTTCAACAAGTCTCGGCCCAGAAGGAGGTCATTTATAAAACAGCCGATACGGTATCTTTGACAATGGATATTTATTATCCCGATAATTTAGTTGAAGGGCAGCACTACCCGGTACTGGTTTTCTTTTTTGGAGGGGGATGGGTAATGGGCCATAAATCCAAATTTAAGCCCCATGCGGAGTATTTTTCTGAAAGGGGAATCATCAGTGTACTGGTTGATTACCGGGTTCGGTCAAGGCATAAAACAACCCCTTTTGAGGCCTTGGAAGACGCCAAGTCGGCCATTCGTTTTTTGCGTTCAAATGCCGAAAAATTTCATGTTGACCCTGATAGGGTGATTGCTTCAGGCGGGTCTGCGGGCGGGCATCTTGCAGCGGCTACCGCAACGGTTGACCAATACAATGATGACAGGGATGATATGAGAATCAGCCCAAAACCCAATGCCCTGGTACTTTTTAATCCGGTGATAGATAATGGACCTGGCGGTTACGGATATGAACGGATAGGAGAGGAATATCTTTGTTTTTCCCCGCTTCACAATCTTCGCAAAGGTGCCCCGCCCACCATTATGTTCCTGGGAACAGAAGATCATTTGATCCCGGTGGAAACGGCACAGTATTATAAAAAAGTAATGGAGAGAATTGGGAGCCGCTGTGATTTATACCTGTATGAAGGACAGCCACATGGCTTTTTCAATTTTAAGTACCGGGAATATTATGACAAAACAATAACGAAGGCAGCGGAATTTCTTGTTTCCCTGGGGTATATAACGAAGTAA
- a CDS encoding GntR family transcriptional regulator yields MNIATNYFKPSIDYQSRVPKYKQLVNCIIQKIDEGELTLGEKLPSINEMSKVTGLAKDTIVKAFTQLREKKIIIAVVSKGYYVAKNIGGRKSKVLFVLNKLSSYKLKIYNCFVDSLGPHYQVDLSVFHYDPGVLSEILIKNLEGYDYFVVMPHFNCNRGKEEAIKLLKSIPEDQLVLMDKYLPEFQGKVACVFQDFGLDIIESMEEAKEQFLKYNRLILVFPPSTVCPYPEEIKMGFLSFCSNYGVEYEIIDEVLSDRELIEKDAYMVIKENDLVNLLHQVRGKQYVQGKDIGIVSYNDTALKELMEISVLSTDFEVMAESAAYMIQKQKIETVQNYFRFIDRKSL; encoded by the coding sequence ATGAATATAGCAACCAATTATTTTAAACCAAGCATAGACTATCAATCCCGCGTCCCAAAATACAAGCAACTGGTCAATTGCATCATTCAAAAAATTGATGAGGGAGAATTAACCCTCGGTGAAAAATTGCCTTCCATTAACGAAATGAGTAAGGTAACAGGACTTGCAAAGGACACGATTGTTAAAGCATTTACCCAATTGAGGGAGAAGAAGATCATCATTGCCGTTGTCAGCAAAGGATATTATGTAGCCAAGAATATAGGTGGCAGGAAAAGCAAAGTATTATTTGTACTGAATAAGCTGAGCAGCTATAAGCTTAAGATATACAATTGTTTTGTCGATAGCCTTGGCCCGCATTACCAGGTTGACCTGAGTGTCTTCCATTATGATCCGGGGGTTTTATCTGAAATATTAATTAAAAACCTTGAAGGGTACGACTACTTTGTAGTGATGCCCCATTTTAATTGCAACAGGGGCAAGGAAGAGGCAATAAAGCTTTTGAAGTCAATCCCTGAAGATCAATTGGTCCTGATGGATAAATATTTGCCTGAATTTCAGGGGAAGGTTGCCTGTGTTTTTCAAGACTTTGGGCTGGATATTATCGAGTCAATGGAGGAGGCAAAAGAACAATTTTTAAAATACAATAGGCTAATTCTGGTCTTTCCCCCAAGCACAGTATGTCCTTACCCAGAAGAGATCAAGATGGGATTCCTTTCCTTTTGCAGTAATTATGGGGTTGAATATGAAATCATTGATGAAGTATTGTCTGACAGGGAATTAATAGAAAAAGATGCCTACATGGTCATCAAAGAGAATGATCTGGTCAATCTGCTGCACCAGGTACGCGGGAAACAATATGTACAGGGAAAGGATATTGGGATCGTATCATATAATGATACAGCGCTAAAAGAGTTAATGGAAATTTCCGTTCTGTCAACGGATTTTGAAGTGATGGCCGAATCGGCCGCTTATATGATTCAAAAACAAAAGATAGAGACCGTACAAAATTATTTCCGATTTATAGATAGAAAATCATTGTAA
- a CDS encoding GntR family transcriptional regulator, producing the protein MKEFIRIDPRSQVPKYSQIVAAIIDDVLRRKLKEGERIPSINDLSEQYDVSRDTVEKAYGLLRKKGVIESKKRRGFFIAKPSLKVRPKVLLMLNKFSDYELKVFNTLVTSLNKDVQVDFFVYHYDVDLFVNHILSCAGRYDYYLIMPHFKDHCLRHQSGNKKIDWVLNKIPREKIGFLDNLIPGWEGHWDAVVQDFKTDISAALKQTIEKLRKYKKIVLVFPDNLPYPYPEEIKTGFRKFCLDFQFDFEVVDVPHPAIEEGTAYVIIEEKDLVRINGLAKKRNIRPGNGIGIISYNDSPLKKMSGISVITTDVRQMGESGASLINSPDFNRATCKNPFHFIERESL; encoded by the coding sequence ATGAAAGAATTTATTCGTATAGACCCAAGGTCGCAAGTTCCTAAATACAGCCAAATCGTGGCTGCTATTATCGATGATGTTTTGAGAAGAAAGTTGAAGGAAGGAGAGAGGATACCTTCCATAAATGACCTGAGTGAGCAATATGATGTTTCAAGGGATACGGTGGAGAAAGCGTATGGTTTATTGAGAAAAAAAGGGGTCATCGAATCAAAAAAAAGAAGGGGTTTTTTTATAGCCAAACCATCTTTAAAAGTAAGGCCCAAAGTGCTGTTGATGCTCAATAAGTTCAGTGATTATGAACTGAAGGTTTTCAATACCTTGGTCACTTCGCTGAACAAGGATGTGCAGGTTGATTTCTTCGTTTATCATTATGATGTCGATCTTTTTGTAAATCATATCTTATCGTGTGCCGGGCGGTATGACTATTATTTGATCATGCCGCATTTTAAGGATCATTGTCTACGTCATCAAAGTGGCAATAAAAAAATCGATTGGGTATTGAATAAAATCCCCAGGGAAAAAATCGGGTTTCTGGATAACCTGATTCCTGGATGGGAAGGGCATTGGGATGCAGTGGTACAAGACTTTAAAACCGATATTTCTGCGGCCTTGAAACAGACCATTGAAAAGCTTAGGAAATACAAGAAGATCGTTCTGGTATTTCCCGATAACCTACCTTATCCGTATCCTGAGGAAATTAAGACCGGATTTAGAAAGTTTTGCCTGGATTTTCAATTTGATTTTGAAGTGGTTGATGTCCCACATCCAGCAATAGAAGAAGGCACTGCTTATGTTATCATCGAAGAGAAGGACCTTGTCCGTATCAATGGACTGGCAAAGAAAAGAAATATCAGGCCGGGAAACGGTATTGGGATCATCTCTTATAACGACAGCCCTCTCAAGAAAATGTCAGGTATTTCAGTGATTACTACTGATGTGCGGCAAATGGGAGAATCTGGAGCAAGTCTGATCAATTCCCCTGATTTTAATAGGGCAACCTGTAAGAACCCATTCCATTTTATCGAAAGAGAATCTTTATGA